The Tamandua tetradactyla isolate mTamTet1 chromosome 8, mTamTet1.pri, whole genome shotgun sequence genome includes a window with the following:
- the LOC143645095 gene encoding tripartite motif-containing protein 43-like: protein MDSDIPQAFEQELTCLICLNYLVDPVTIGCGHSFCRPCLYLSWEEVEAPAKCPTCRAETSQQTHFKTSILLKDMVSYVRRASLCQFLSSEEHLCGTHKETKKIFCEEDKDLLCWPCSKSQEHETHKHSSIEGAAEDYREKLLKKMSSIWEKIQQNQRNQNKESSKIIMWNDYVSLRRMIIKTAYRLPEKMRLNLILSMEISFSNEICNHSSMLFDDLRRLKATGCHQEATVNSQRSNNFASRGTQAFTSGEHYWKLDVDDSCSWALGVCRDPWIRKNGPLIESEEAFLLVCVKEDNHYSFFTTAPVFVSIYRNLWAVLSLFLDFVPRSMSFLNVAKSSLLWSFPPGSFNFPLRPFFFTSGA from the exons ATGGATTCAGACATCCCACAGGCCTTTGAGCAAGAACTCACCTGCCTCATCTGCCTGAACTACCTTGTAGACCCGGTCACCATAGGCTGTGGGCACAGCTTTTGCAGGCCCTGTCTCTATCTTTCCTGGGAAGAAGTGGAAGCACCTGCCAAATGCCCCACATGCAGGGCTGAAACCTCTCAGCAGACACACTTCAAAACCAGTATTCTCCTGAAGGATATGGTGTCCTATGTCAGACGAGCAAGTCTCTGCCAGTTCCTGAGCTCAGAGGAACATCTGTGTGGGACACACAAGGAGACCAAGAAGATCTTCTGTGAAGAGGACAAGGACCTGCTCTGTTGGCCCTGCTCTAAATCTCAGGAGCACGAGACTCACAAACACTCTTCCATAGAAGGGGCGGCTGAGGACTACCGG GAGAAGCTCTTAAAGAAAATGAGTTCTATATGGGAAAAGATCCAACAAAATCagagaaatcaaaataaagaaagtagTAAAATCATCATGTGGAAT GATTATGTGAGTCTAAGGAGAATGATAATCAAAACTGCatatagacttccggagaagatg CGTTTGAACCTGATACTTTCCA TGGAAATTTCCTTCAGTAATGAAATATGCAATCACAGCAGCATGCTGTTTGATGATCTGAGAAGACTGAAGGCTACAGGTTGTCACCAGGAGGCGACTGTCAATTCTCAAAGATCTAACAATTTTGCTTCAAGGGGGACCCAGGCCTTCACCTCTGGGGAACATTACTGGAAGCTGGATGTGGATGATTCTTGCAGCTGGGCTCTCGGAGTCTGCAGGGATCCCTGGATACGGAAGAATGGCCCTCTCATTGAATCTGAGGAAGCATTTCTTCTCGTATGTGTGAAGGAGGACAACCATTACAGTTTCTTCACCACCGCTCCAGTATTTGTCAGTATATACAGAAACCTCTGGGCTGTGTTGTCATTGTTCCTTGATTTTGTCCCTAGAAGTATGAGCTTTTTGAATGTTGCCAAAAGTTCCCTCTTATGGAGCTTCCCCCCTGGCTCCTTCAATTTCCCTCTCCGGCCTTTCTTCTTCACTAGTGGTGCGTGA